The region GCTGGAGGCTGTGAAGAGGGGGTTTATTGCTTGCTGCTGCATTAAGGGACCTGTCACTCAGTTTAGAAGCTGCTTCCAGAGCAGGACAATCCCCATCATAATTTAAGGAACGTAAGGTAAATTGAGCTTAATTATTAACATAATGATTGATGGTTTTGGTCCATTCAACAAAGTAATAGTCTTAATTCAAATCCATGTGTTAATTTTGGCTTTTTTAGCTTAAAGTACAGGCTAAATTGCCTTGAGACTGTGATGGAACTGGTTAAATGCTTTATAACGAAGTTTTCTTTCCCGAAAATACGTCCCCCTGTGTTTTTGCTCTGTGATAACTTTAGCTGTCATTTAAATTACAATTTGAGTTATTTATGTGCGATAAAGATCCTTGTGCTTAAAAAGGCTGTGTCTTctgtttttaaacagttttttgattttttaaaaaaagattccccttcaaagctttttttttttactttttttcatcaTATAAAACCCCAAATCTAATGAAATATGTCTCCCAGTGTTAGAAGAGCGAAAAGATGCTCAGAGACAACTTTCTCAAGAGCAGAATGCCAGAGTAAAAGAAGATGAAATCCTGGCCCATCATCTTTCCcaacaaaaggaggcagaaaaggctaataagaaaatgaatgctgAGGTACTTTCTTAAGTCATTATCAAACGTGTGTGTATGA is a window of Vicugna pacos chromosome 18, VicPac4, whole genome shotgun sequence DNA encoding:
- the LOC140687065 gene encoding ankyrin repeat domain-containing protein 26-like isoform X3, with the translated sequence MLKLSIMAEIRRVGLQPGNSVLEERKDAQRQLSQEQNARVKEDEILAHHLSQQKEAEKANKKMNAEDPALPVISPSP